A region of Diceros bicornis minor isolate mBicDic1 chromosome 31, mDicBic1.mat.cur, whole genome shotgun sequence DNA encodes the following proteins:
- the LOC131395762 gene encoding olfactory receptor 5G25-like: MDYGNQTLVTEFFFVGLTNRFHHQVVLFVIFLLVYLCSLLGNLGIIALICMDSRLHSPMYFFLSHLAFVDVCSSSVIGPKMLTDIFVEKKVISFLGCAAQLWFFLQFELVECFLLASMAYDRYVAICKPLLYTLTMSKQVCVQLLVGPYIMGLLIAMTHTTFTFHLPYCGPNVVNHFFCDLLPVLSLACADTQVNQFVLFILAGALGVLSGVIILVSYIYILFTVVRIHSADGRSKAFSTCSSHLTAVSILYGTLFFIYVHPNSSFSLDINKVVSVFYTGVIPMLNPLIYSLRNREVKDSFRRAFQRKKFLMGR, encoded by the coding sequence ATGGATTATGGAAATCAAACTTTGGTGACTGAGTTTTTTTTTGTGGGCTTAACAAATCGCTTCCATCACCAGGTTGTCCTCTTTGTGATATTTCTCTTGGTTTATCTCTGCAGTCTTCTGGGAAACTTGGGGATAATCGCCCTCATTTGCATGGACTCAAGACTCCACAGccccatgtatttttttctcagtcaCTTGGCCTTTGTGGATGTCTGCTCCTCTTCTGTCATTGGTCCCAAGATGCTGACTGACATCTTTGTGGAGAAAAAAGTTATCTCTTTCTTGGGTTGTGCTGCTCAGTTATGGTTTTTCCTTCAGTTTGAGTTGGTTGAGTGCTTCCTGCTGGCTTCCATGGCATATGATCGgtatgtggccatctgtaagcccCTGTTGTATACACTCACTATGTCCAAGCAGGTCTGTGTGCAGCTGCTGGTAGGGCCTTATATCATGGGCCTTTTAATTGCCATGACCCATACAACTTTCACCTTTCACCTGCCTTACTGTGGCCCCAATGTCgtcaatcactttttctgtgaCCTTCTTCCAGTTCTCTCCCTGGCATGTGCAGATACTCAGGTCAATCAATTTGTACTTTTCATCTTGGCTGGAGCTCTAGGAGTACTCAGTGGTGTGATCATCTTGGTCTCCTATATTTACATTCTCttcactgttgtgaggattcactCTGCTGATGGGAGGAGCAAGGCTTTCTCCACCTGCTCTTCACACCTGACAGCAGTCTCCATCCTTTATGGGACACTCTTCTTTATCTATGTCCATCCAAATTCTAGTTTCTCCCTGGACATCAACAAAGTGGTTTCTGTGTTCTACACAGGAGTGATTCCCATGTTGAATCCCCTCATCTACAGCCTGAGAAACAGAGAGGTCAAGGATTCATTCAGAAGAGCATTTCAAAGAAAGAAGTTTCTCATGGGTAGGTAA